One Candidatus Poribacteria bacterium genomic window carries:
- a CDS encoding phytanoyl-CoA dioxygenase family protein, whose product MTMGESGSSMYLAGKTVGDEQIRKWVEAFHRDGCLFLTNVLPPEWCAELRADLERALSGNPNGLNQDNASLILAHRMFETSAANLRLFDMEPIASFAEALIARNCHVIHNNSFMTPPGRGITTWHQDDPPHYLVTEGEPPTNVRLPVMVFTANYYLTDVTERAHGGTETIPGSHLYGASPPGVIEGTRWEESVQYNLGPAGSVILFNCQVWHRGGPNTSDRTRYITQVTYGRRLVGHKYYPFMNYTMPEHVYVGASPRLRRLLGFLDHGAYG is encoded by the coding sequence ATGACGATGGGAGAGTCCGGTTCATCGATGTACCTAGCTGGCAAAACCGTCGGCGACGAGCAGATACGCAAGTGGGTCGAGGCGTTCCACCGCGACGGATGCCTGTTCCTGACGAACGTGCTGCCGCCGGAATGGTGCGCCGAGCTTCGAGCCGATCTGGAGCGAGCTCTTTCCGGGAACCCCAACGGGCTGAACCAGGACAACGCCTCGCTCATCCTGGCTCACCGGATGTTCGAGACGAGCGCCGCGAACCTGCGGCTGTTCGACATGGAGCCAATCGCCAGCTTCGCGGAAGCTCTCATCGCTCGGAACTGCCACGTCATCCACAACAACTCGTTCATGACGCCCCCGGGTCGCGGCATCACGACCTGGCATCAGGACGACCCGCCGCACTACCTGGTGACCGAGGGCGAGCCCCCGACGAACGTTCGACTGCCCGTGATGGTCTTCACGGCGAACTACTACCTCACCGACGTGACCGAGCGCGCGCATGGAGGCACGGAGACGATCCCCGGTTCCCACTTGTACGGAGCCAGTCCGCCCGGTGTGATCGAGGGCACGCGCTGGGAGGAGAGCGTTCAGTACAACTTGGGACCCGCCGGCAGCGTCATCCTGTTCAACTGCCAGGTCTGGCACCGGGGCGGGCCCAACACGAGCGACCGAACCCGGTACATCACGCAGGTGACGTACGGCAGGCGGCTCGTGGGGCACAAGTACTACCCGTTCATGAACTACACGATGCCCGAGCACGTCTATGTGGGCGCTTCGCCGCGGCTAAGACGCTTGCTGGGGTTCCTCGACCACGGTGCGTACGGCTGA